The Acetomicrobium sp. S15 = DSM 107314 sequence CCCGCAGTGTCATGGAACGGTGAAGTTTTGATGCCTCGTCGAAGAAAACGTGCGCGTAACGATATGTAAAGTGGAGGAGGAGCACCAGTTTTTCGGGCATGTGAAAGAATTTGAGGGCATTCATAGTCCGATAAATCGGAGTCGTCCCCAAGAGCGAGGTGAAACCGAAGACCGCCGTGTAGCTTCGAAGGGTGATCGTCCCGGCCATGACAACCCCTTCTATCGAAAGAGAACAAGTCCCCAAAGAGACCCTTTTTCCGCCGCCCAATAGCGGTAGAGTAATCCAAAGCACGAGTATGAGACTGTCCAAGAGGGCCAACCTCTTCATAACGGAAGCCAACGGTATGTGCCCCAAGAAGAGAAGCAGGATGGAAAAGGCGAGCAAAGCCACGAGGGATGACCAGTTTGAGGCAGCGGCTGCGGATAGCGCCAGCGCCGCTGCCAAAAACACCTTAAGTCGCGGGTCCATCGTATGCAGGAAAGAGTTTCCCTCTGCAAAGGCGACCTTCAAGGGGAGTCCCATAGGTTCAGCCATTCTTCTTTCGATTCCCCTTCCATAAGATTATGCCCACCAGGCCGACGATGTAGCCCACCCCGCCCACAATCTCCGAGAAGCCCGGATGAGACATCTTTTCGTTTAAGCGCACGACCTCTTCCCTCAGAGGGG is a genomic window containing:
- the cbiQ gene encoding cobalt ECF transporter T component CbiQ, with amino-acid sequence MAEPMGLPLKVAFAEGNSFLHTMDPRLKVFLAAALALSAAAASNWSSLVALLAFSILLLFLGHIPLASVMKRLALLDSLILVLWITLPLLGGGKRVSLGTCSLSIEGVVMAGTITLRSYTAVFGFTSLLGTTPIYRTMNALKFFHMPEKLVLLLHFTYRYAHVFFDEASKLHRSMTLRAFKPGFNLRTLRAYGNLMGMIFLKAFSRAERVSVAMELRGFNGTFPDICYAEKLNLTQAMRCAGLGLLLLGCVLI